The DNA region GGCTTTTTGTGTGCATAATGAAGGAATGGTGCACAAGAGTAGCTGCTGAGCCACCGGTTCTTCAGTGACCATCTAGGCCCCAATTTTAGAGTTCTTCATTCCCACCCTGTACAAATGCTGGTTGTAGATCATGAACTTTGGATTTTGTGACCCTGTTATTTCCCAAGTTCTGTTGTTGAAAGATAGTGTGAACATGAGCttccttttttttagtttggCAGATGGtaggtttaaaaaaataggaagaagctaggcacagtggctcacacctgtaatcccagcaattcaggaggctgagggggagagatcacaattttgaggccagactcagcaacttagtgagatcctgtctcaaaaaataaaaagggctggggatgtggctcattgatagAGTGccgctgggttcagtcctcagtactagGATGGCTGGAAGGAGAGGAACTAAAAGCCCACCTCCTGGAGTtttgagtggatgaatgaatttactgggaattgaattcggggtactttactactaagctgcatccccagtcctttttacttatttttaaattttgggatagggtctcaccaattgctgaggctcacttcACACTTGGGAtactcccacctcagcttccccCTTTGAGTTTCAAGTTGTAGACATAGAAGTAATGTAGTTTCTGTGCTGGCACAGGAGAGGGGCACGATCTGCAGAGGGACTAGGCTGAGGCCAGTTgacttcctgcttttttttttctttctttcttttcccttggtactggggattgaacccaggggtgctctaccattgggctatattcccagcccttttagtttttgagatggggtcttgctgagttgcccaggctggccttgaacttgcaatccttctgtctcagcctcccatgtgaCTGGGATCATGGGTATGCACTGCTGTGCCTGGCTTCTCACCCCTTTTTTGCCTTTATGTTCCTTGCAGCTTGCTCAGAACAGCTTTAGGTAGGTCTGCTCCCAGGTGCCAGTGAGTACACAGCTGGCAGAGATCTGGAGCAGCCAGCAGATTGTGCAGCAAACATAAGCTAGTGAACATGCTGGTGCCTTCTGATGCTCTGTGGTGGCTAGAAACTCCTCCCATATGTGGAAGGAGGTCTAATGCCCCCCTTCCTGATTCTACCACCAGCCCCTCACTTACCTGTGCTTGGGACACCCGCTTTCATGTGGAAAGTGCCCATGTGGAGGTAGATTGCAGCTGTGTCAAGAGAGTAGATGTGTGCCTATTGATAATCACCTTGAGGTGCTCTCACGTAAAAAGAATTGGTGTATTTTGTAAATGTGAGCACGTGATAACTTTCCATAGACTCCGGAGTGTTGTCTGTGGCTGAATTGCATGTGAATTGAAGGAGATACCTGCAGGTGTCAGTTAGAGCTGCTCTCAGGTGCTCAAGTGGATAGGAGGGGCTCTTGTTGGCTGTTGTCCGATAGTATTTCTTCTGTCCAGGTTATGATGGCCTTGTCAAATCACCTAAATGCTGTTGagtcagagaaacagaaactaCGTGCGCAGGTTCGTCGCCTGTGCCAGGAGAATCAGTGGCTGCGGGATGAGCTGGCCAACACACAACAGAAGTTACAGAAGAGTGAGCAGTCCGTGGCTCAgctggaggaagaaaagaaacaccTGGAATTTATGAACCAGCTCAAAAAGTATGACGATGACATTTCCCCCTCGGTGAGTGAGTGGCTCCATCATGAGATGGTGCTGATGTGCAGTATAGCTGGGGGCTGCGAATGGAGGCTCAGCACGGGGAGGCTCAGCAAGGGGAGGCTCAGCAAGGGGTAGATGTCCTATCATGTCTTTCTTGTGTGTTTTTAGAACAATGATCAGAAGGTGTAAAGGACGTTTTGTCAATACCAGGCCTCTCATCACCAAGTTCTGCTCCACTGCTCCTGACATTCCCTGCCCTCATGGGCTGGCTTCCATACCCACTGGCTGCTGGGGCAGCAGGGCCAGTACCACCATCTGAAGTCCAACTCTGGGCTTGTCCTTGACCTCGTCTTTGACCTCATCCTTGATGCCTGCCTAGGACACTGCCAGGtcttcctgctgcctctcttgTGCCTCCTAGGCCTCCCTAGCCAGCTCACCTTTCCCTTCCTGGAATGTCAGGGTGCCTCAGAGgtcttgttgtttctttttatgttggCTCTCTTTGAGAATTCATCCGActctcaattatttttcttccacCATTTATTAAATCTGATTCAGttagcttcttttttattttagaataatatgTTAGATTGGGAGAAAAGTTGAAGACAGTGAAGAGAATTCCCAAATCCCCTTTACTTAGTTCTCTCCAACCTTGACATCTTACATcagcatacattttctttttcttttttttttaaaaaaatatttatctagttgtagatgaatatataatagctttatttatttttatttggtgctgagggtcgaatccagtgcctcatagatgtgaggcaagcgctttatcactgagctccaactccagccccagcatttgtttttcaaaaccaagaaattaaCATTGATATGCTACTTTTGACTAAACTGTAGACTTTATTGGAATGTTGTCAGTCCTTCCAGTAGTGGACCCTCTCTGTTCTAGGATCCAACCTCTAGGACTTTACAGAGTATTTggaaatggattttattttatgccTCTCTGGGTGCCAGACATAGTCACATGCATGATCAGTGTACAGTGAGTTCCACATTGGTGTCCCTAGTTGGAACCTTGTCCTAAGACCCCTGGGGCATCCTTGTGTGGAACACCAGCAAACCTGCACTTGCCTTCTACTTGGGTCACCATGACAAAATACCACAGGAGGTGGGAATCTGAGAtcagggctctcttcctggcttgcagttACCTTCTTGCTTGCCCTTGCATGGTGGGGTGGAAAGAATACATATAAACCAACTCACTGGGTCCTTTTCTCATGAGGACACGCGTTGTATCACGAGCCTCACACTTTGGCTCATCTAGCTCTAGTCCCCAGGAGAAATTGTTGAGGTGATATCATTCTGATTTGTTAGACTTACTCTATCCCCCTTAGACTGCTATGGGAATAAGAGTTCATGGTGTCAGCCAGTGATTTACCTGCAACACTGCAGAGTGTTAAGAAGGGGGCTTCTCAAAGATTTTTAagctctttattttgaaaaaaattcagactTGGAGAAGACAAGTTTAGAGCTGACTCTCATGAGCTATTGTTCCTTCTGAACCTTTGGGGTAGGAGGCAGGCACCTCATGTGCTGCCCCTTGCTGCTTCTGGGTGCAGTTCCCTAGTGAGGCTATTCTCCCGTAGAAGCCCAGGGACAGGGCTGGTTCAGGCACTCGAACATGACTGGGCACTTTTTCTCCTCTGCAGCCTGGATTCCTCTCTGCTAACTGTCTCAGCAGTGTCCTTCCCGGCGTATTGTCACTGCATCCTGGATCCAGTTTGGGACTGTGTGTTGCACACTGTTATCCCCACTTTTTAGCCCTCTTTCATTTGCAGCAGCCCTTAGTCATTTTTTGTCTCTAGTGACCTTGGTGTCTTAGTGCGGCCCAGCCACTTTAGCCAGTTTGGGTCTGTGTCATGTTTGTATTCTGTACTCCCAGAGGTACACTCTAAAAGTACGTGAATTTACCAGGTTTCACCTCCCAGCAGCAGTGTCTGCTGCCCCATGACTGCTAACACCTTTCCTGGGCCAGCTGTATCTGTTCCCTCATCCAGGATGCACTACCAGCAGTCTGTGGGGAGGCGGGATCACAGAGCAGAGACCAATAGCTCCCACCTGCTCTCTGGGCTCTTGCAGTGGTGGGTAAAAACAGAGTTCAAGCTGTGGCGATCAGAGGTGCTCCATAGTAGTCTGTTtgcaaataaaactttatttcaaataaGCCTTGCTCTGCTTTGCTGGAGCCTTCTTAGAGCACAGGTGAAGAATTGGAGGCAGAGAAGTGTAGCCGTCTGTCTTATCAAACCCTGGCCTGTATTTACGTGTTCTGGTGTCTGCTCTCTCGAGCACTTCATTGTTCTGTTGAACTGATAGGTGGGCCACATGGCTGGTGTGGCCTGCAGGTCTATGTGAGCTTAAACACTGCCAATCTTTCCTAAGATTTTTAgttaaatgaattttatgttataGATTTTCAGGCAGGATGTGTACTGCTATAGAATAAGAGATGCTTTGGGTCTCTTTTGTAGGAGGACAAGGACACCGATTCTGCCAAAGAGCCCCTAGATGATCTCTTCCCAAATGATGAGGACGAGCCAGGCCAAGGAAGTGAGTGGCAAGTAGTGTGGTTCATCATGTAGTCTACTGGAGTCCACTTTCTCTCTGAGGATGCTCCTGACAGTCAGTGGGAGCCGTAGCACAAAAGCCTCAGCACACACGATTGTCTTTGTCCCCTAAAGGTGTTTGGGGCTATGGTGGTGCGTAGGCTGGACCTAAGAACCAAATGTACACTCATGGTGCAGGTGTGGCCTGCAGGTCTTGCAggtagaagaggttggagttaCTTCTTCCCATCAGTTTTACAGCCAGGAAGTCTGATGCAATTAGCAGCGGACAGGGCACCGTCCCTGTCAGGCTGAGGTTCTTTCCCATCTTGCCCAGGGGATATTTGCAGGTTGAATTGGCATAGAGCTAACTTGAATCAGAGGTAGTGGAAAAATGTCAAACTAACTGCCTTCTGTGTAGCTGTCCTGCCAGCCCTCTGAACTGTGCTTTCTCTGTGCAGTCCAGCAGCAGCATAGCAGTGCTGCCGCTGCTGCCCAGCAAGGTGGCTACGAGATCCCGGCGCGGCTACGCACACTCCACAACCTGGTGATCCAGTATGCTTCGCAGGGGCGCTATGAGGTGGCTGTGCCGCTCTGCAAACAGGCCCTGGAGGATCTGGAGAAGACTTCAGGCCATGACCACCCTGATGTGGCCACCATGCTCAACATCCTGGCCCTGGTGTACAGGCTAGTCCTTAGGTTTCTATGCTGAATTGTACCTGGAGAtgactttttttggtactggagattgaacccagaggcatttaaccactgagtcacatccctagccctttctatttttcattttgagacaaggtctaagttgcttagggcctcactaagttgctgaggctgatctcaaacatgtgatcctcctgccttagcctcccaagctgcagggattatagacatgtgcctcCCTGCCTATCTGGAGATAACATTTTAATCAGCTTGCcccttaaaatatgttttataaatttgtGTGAGCTACTTTCCAATCTTTTCATCTGCTTCTCTTCAAATAGCCAGGGGTTACATACAAAATATTTAGCGAACTCTGTGgcaagggtctcactaagctggaGTAGACATTGCCAGTATCTATCCACCTGGGTCAGccttggtgttttttgttttttttttttggtggtgctgaggatggaacccagggactggTGCATGGTGTGTGCTGGGCCACACACCATGCAACCACTGTGCCacaccccagttctttttttttttttttttaatatttcttttaattgtagatggacacaatatttttatttgttcatttatttttttgtggtgttgaggatcgaatccagggcctcacacctgcaaggcaagcgctctaccactgaactacagccccagcccaatcccagccctttttaaatttttattttgagacaggtctcactaaactTCCCAGCTTGGCCTTGAATATAACGATCCCCCTGTTTTTTGCctccctgagtagctgggattgcattGGGATGCCCCTGTGATTTTAGAGTGAATTCCTAAGATGGGCCAGCGTGTAAATCATACTGCTGAACTACTTTTCAGGGGACAGTGCTGTTTGTCCTCCTGCTGCAGTATCTCCTATCTGGGTGGTGTTAGTCGactatctttttgttttaattggtatTTCTTTGAGTCATGCATACTCTCCTGTGAATTTCTGTGTGACTTGCCCATTTCTTCTCTTAGAATTTTAATGCTTATAGTTCtgcctttgttttcattttgcatcTGAATTTCTGGTGGGCTCTTCAAGTCCCACtatgctgggccctgctcctatAGCTCCTGGCCAGGTGGGTCTGGGTGGGTCTGGCCTTTGGACAAGCAAGCTCCAGCTGTGTTGATGCTGCTGGCTGGCCTGGCTTGGATGTTGAAGTCCATTCCTACTCATGCCAAATGTGGGCTCCACCCTTTTTAGACTGCCTCCGGTATTCTGTGTGGAGCTGCTGGCCCATGTAGTGCAGGTAGCAGTGTTGTCTCCATGGTCTAGAGGAGAGGCCAAGTTCAGAAACTGGTCAGGTGTGACCCAGAGCTTACCTTGCCCCAGTGcatgaacttttctctttttctgtcacaactagattaaaaacaacaataacaacaaaacacacacacacacacacacacacacacatatatctatatctatccatctatatatacacacacacacacacacacacacctgcacacacacacacctgcacacacatacatacacatatacatatatatttttctatatattgaattatatatttgGAGCTTAACTTTAATTTCTGTAGttctaaaattacatttaaaaggaGTTAGGAGACCGGCTGTAGCTAGTGTTAGAACATGTACATGTGtggcatgcaccaggccctgggtctagTGCCAGCACCattaggtaggtaggtagatgggtggatgggtagatagGTGGGTAAGGATGTTggtaggtaggtgggtgggttTAGTAACCCACATCAGGACACTTATGATGTGTTTTTGATTCAGGGATCAGAACAAATACAAAGATGCAGCGAATCTGCTGAATGATGCCTTGGCCATCCGTGAGAAGACGCTGGGCAAGGATCACCCTGCGGTTTGTATACCTGGTTCTTTTGATCTTTTTACACTTTGTTTTTTGCCCAGTGTGATTTTTGTCCGGCTCACCCAGTGTCACACTCAACATCGAGGGCTGAGAGCCGCTTCCCAGGTGCACAGGTAGGGCTCTGCCTGGCAGCAGGCAAGCTCTGGTGCTCATGTACCAGTCACTCCTGATTTGTGGATCACTACCCCTCACCTGGCTCACCAGACATACTCTCTGACCCTAAATCAAATTGCATGTCCTCTTCTAGATTTGTTTCTCAAGaatctgtgtgttttttttttttttttttaattaaaatctggTCAGATTTGCAGAGATCTATTTGTGGCTTttggagaaattgaaaaaaatcaaggttAAGTTGATGTTGATTTATTTAATCTTAGAACTGTGTTCTGCTGTGCTGTGTGTTAGTGGTGTGAGCAAATCACTGTTCTGTGGTCCTGAAATCACATTCCCATCAGTGATGAGTGCTTTGCTGCTGTGTGGAGCATGCCTGGGTCTGCTGGGTGTGTGGCTGCTGCTCCTGACGTCTCTTACCTACGGTCCTTGTGTCCTCCTCCTATGTTGGCAGGTGGCTGCGACCCTGAATAACCTAGCTGTCCTGTATGGTAAACGAGGGAAGTACAAAGAGGCCGAGCCATTGTGTAAGAGGGCCCTGGAGATCAGAGAAAAGGTGCGGAACAATGAAGAACTCGTGTTCTCTGAGATtcagtttttttgtgttttgaaaagatttttgttttaaattttgagaaatgaGCACTGTGATGAGTCATTGCTGATCATTTACTGAAAATAACTCATTTATAAAGGTtgataagctgggcatggtgggcatGGTGGTTCAGATATTTACTCTATAGTCCaacacttgggaggctggggcaggaggatcccttgaacCCAGGATTTCAAGACCTGCCTGGGCAATATAGCGAGTCCccctctgaaaaaaataaaaagatagctTCCCAACAGAGCCTAGTTGGCCCAGTCAGAATGTGAGGCCCATTTATGGGAGTGTTCAGGATGGCACACTCCCAAGTGGCCCAGAGACAAGGGGCTCCTGAGCTGTACTGAACAGTGTTTGTGCTTCTCAGTAAGTTCACTCCATGTTCCTCTTACAGCTTAAAAAGTGGAGTGAGTCATTGAGGCCAAGTCATTGCCAGGTCATTGCCATGGGTATTTATTAGTGGCTGCTCCAGTTCATAGTGCTTGATATTGAACtgtgctgggtgtgatggtgcacactataatcccagcaactcaggaggctgaggcaggaggttttcAAGTTCGAGTCCATCCTGGGCAagtccttttctcaaaataaaaaggactggcagtgtagctcagtggtagcatgccccTGGCTTCAGTCTCTACCAcgacacacacataaaaaaaccccaaaactaaaaacaaacaaacaaatagaaactaAAACTAGAAACTACTGTGGTGGTCTCTGCAGCACTGTATGAGTGCATCCAGATGGCGTTGAACCTGGTGTCAGTCCTGTCCTGGGTGCCTAAGAGTAAGTAATAGCTTAACTTGGCATTTTTTGTGATTGTTTATCAGTCATGCTGAAAGATTACTCACTTAATTTTGAGTCATGGCAAGGACTTTGGGGAGAAAGTGAAAGGGAGCTCATGGCTTGTGTAGGTAATATTTTGTCTTCAACACATGATACCTTATAAAAGAAAATGGACAGTTGAGTTGGCTGAGGTCCAGATCAGAGCACACAAAGGTAGCAAGGATCAGGAGCTCTATAAGATCATCTGCCAGTTGAGCTGGGTGTGGCGATGCACACCCATAGTCTCAGCTGCACAGGAGGCTAAGATGGGAGGctctgggcaacacagtgagaccctgtctcaaagaagaaataaaagttctTCCAAGTTTATTCAGATATTTACTCTTCAATTTTTTCAGAGCCCCTTGCTTGGTTAGAGTCCCTGCCTTGTTGCACCGTCCACTAGTCAGACCTGGGGACCAGGGGCCCATCATCTGTAGATCAAGCAGTGAGAGAGGAGTGGGCAGGCTTAGGGCATGGCTGGGCACCGGGCATGGCTTTCCAGAGGAGGTCAGTGTTTGAACTGCATTTTGGATAGTTGAGTTCAGTTTCCTGAGCAGGGAGAAGTGGGGGTGTGAAGGGTGCAGGGTTGTGTGCTGTCTGGGGACTGTGTGCGAGAGGCACAGAGCTGAGGACTATGCTGTCAAGGTTCAGAGAGCCTCAGGGCATGTCTTCACTCTTCTGCACCTGGCACCTCTCTAGCCAGGGTCCTGTGATAGGATTGATGGACAGGGTGGAGGGTATGGTGGGCTGTCTCTTCCTGGGTGGGTCTGGCAGTAAAGGATGAGGAGAGGGTTTGGGTCATGAGACTCCCCAGAGAGAAGAGAACAGCCAGGTGACGTGCTCCCGAGGCAGTGGGGATGAGGCAGTGGGGATGAGGCGAAGGCTCCCTGGCCTTGGGGCTGAAGAGGGCCCTGTAGGATGAGTCTTGGGAGCAGGGAGACTAGAGAAGAGGGCCCAAGCAGCTGGGAGAGCATTTGGGCTCAGGTAAAGCAAGCCTTTGTGAAGCCCAGCTCTCTGTTTTCACAGTGTAGTGGGCAGTAATTTGCCTGCGGGAGGCTTGTCACAGGATGTGAGCACTTAACAGTAGCCAAGGAAAATCAGTACAGTCCTTCCTGCCCtctggttatttttgttttgtagcaTGGGAGCCATTTAAGGATTTTTAAGTCTGGATGTGGAACTCGGCCATGTTTATGATTTAGAAGGATCCTTCCTACAGGAGGGTGGTGACACGGCTAATGTTTCCATTTTACCATTCTCTATTCCCAGGTTCTAGGAAAGGATCACCCTGATGTTGCTAAGCAGTTAAATAATCTGGCCTTACTGTGCCAGAACCAGGGCAAATATGAAGAAGTAGAATATTATTACCAGAGAGCCCTGGAGATCTACCAGACAAAATTGGGACCCGACGACCCCAATGTGGCCAAGACGAAAAACAACCTGGTATGTTACAGATGTGGTTGGGCATGTtctgcacacctgcaatcccagctgcttggaggctgaggcaagaggattgcaaattcaaggccagcctggggaatttagcaaaaccctgtctcaaataaggataaattaaaattaaaaaaaaaaaaaaaaggaaaagaaaagaaaaaaaaatgggctggggtataggtcagtggtggaattcttgcttagcatgctcagagaccttggttcaatcccagaactgaaaataaaacaatacaaatgttTTGTTATTTCACCTGTAgatgaaaatgtttgttttatttacatgtgaaagacactaaatattttattttaaggcatcCTGCTACCTGAAACAAGGAAAATTCAAGCAAGCAGAAACATTGTACAAAGAGATTCTCACTCGTGCACATGAGCGAGAGTTTGGTTCTGTGGATGGTAAGAAAGCTTTCATGTATTAAAAAGTGTGATTTCCAACTATGCAATACCCAGTTCTCACAGTGTTTTCTAGATAGAAGTTGCTTTGAATCTCATGGTTTTCTAAATGAGAAGAGAGCATGGTCAATCAAGTGTCCATTCACGTGTTTGCTTGTTCAAGTGTCCATTGCTCAGTAAGTGTGGTGAGAGCCGTGCGTGTGCTTTGCTGGGTTTCCTTGGTAGCTCTGAGAAGACCTTCCTTGCTGAGGAACTTAGGGCCACCTACTTCTTAAGTCTTTCCTTGCTGCTGCTTAAGTTTGCTTTCTTTATCCACAGCCTGTACATATTAGCTTAGAGCACCTAGCTGCAGCCTCCACTCTGCCTAGGGCACTTCTGTGACCCCAGCAGCCCAGCCTATTGGCAATGTAACCTGCCATTTGTCTGTCTCAAAGAGCCAGGCCATATCCCCTTTAGATCCGTCAAGTGTTGCAAGTGCTTAAGACACAGTTGTGGATTAAATATTTCACTGAATTTAAACTGCTCAGTTAAATAATTGTGTTAGTTTTCCCTCACTGGGTGTTACCCAGGCTTCAGGATAGGGCCAGTTGGTGGTCTGGCATGCAGGGACCACAGAATGTGGGTCATTGATGCACatgaagtgttttgttttttttactgcTAAGGcactttttatataaatgtgttgCATCCTAGAAAAAGAATTTCAGTATTTTCCTTCTTCACGGCATGGAAACAGGTGGTTCTGCCATTTCCTGGGTCTCTGTGTCACATCTGGAACTGGTCATTCCATGGTGTAACTTGGACTTCCCTAGCAGTTCCCCAGCTCTACTGGTGTCTTGTGTGAGACTTGTGAGTGTAACCTGCCTCTTGGCCACAGTGAGACGTGGGCTGATGGTGCTAGAGTGTGGGCCTGAGCGCTGCTCTAGGTGCATCAGCAGCACGTGTCTGTGCTTCATCAAAGCTGTGTGGGACAGCTGCCAGAAGCCTGTTACTTTTTCCTTTTACAGATTTTCTAGAAACCACTTTGGAAACATTTTTCAAGAATGTACTTTGTAGCCAAGTGccatggtgcaggcctgtaatcccagaggctccagtggctgaggcaggaggagcaagagttcaaagccagcctcagcaaaactcagtgagactgtctctaaatacaaaatagggctgggaattcggctcagtggttgagtactcctgagttcaatccccagtcccccccccccccaaaaaaaaaaagaaggaaaaaacccccacaaaaaaTGTACTTTGTTTCTCTGCTAGTGAGTGGAGTGGTCAGTCCGCTGCCAAGGCTGCAGTAGGCCCTGGATTTGCCAGGCCAGGTGGTCTGGTGTAGCCATGTGGCAGGGTTGACTGTCCCGCTTGCTTGGAGTGTCACAGTTCACAGGGAGTATTCTGACTTACCAGCCACAGAGGTGCCAGGTCATCTCTCCTGATGCTCCTTTTCAAAAGTTCCCCTGGAGTTAAGTGATTTCTTGGATTTGCTGTCTGCTGCTGCTCAGGGTAGTAATGGGCAGTTTAGTTAGTCGGGCTCAAGTTTAAAGCAGTTTTCTTTACCGAATTTATTCTCCGTGCAAATCCTAAAACACAGGACAGAAAGGCC from Ictidomys tridecemlineatus isolate mIctTri1 chromosome 5, mIctTri1.hap1, whole genome shotgun sequence includes:
- the Klc1 gene encoding kinesin light chain 1 isoform X16, yielding MYDNMSTMVYIKEDKLEKLTQDEIISKTKQVIQGLEALKNEHNSILQSLLETLKCLKKDDESNLVEEKSNMIRKSLEMLELGLSEAQVMMALSNHLNAVESEKQKLRAQVRRLCQENQWLRDELANTQQKLQKSEQSVAQLEEEKKHLEFMNQLKKYDDDISPSEDKDTDSAKEPLDDLFPNDEDEPGQGIQQQHSSAAAAAQQGGYEIPARLRTLHNLVIQYASQGRYEVAVPLCKQALEDLEKTSGHDHPDVATMLNILALVYRDQNKYKDAANLLNDALAIREKTLGKDHPAVAATLNNLAVLYGKRGKYKEAEPLCKRALEIREKVLGKDHPDVAKQLNNLALLCQNQGKYEEVEYYYQRALEIYQTKLGPDDPNVAKTKNNLASCYLKQGKFKQAETLYKEILTRAHEREFGSVDDENKPIWMHAEEREECKGKQKDGSSFGEYGGWYKACKVDSPTVTTTLKNLGALYRRQGKFEAAETLEEAAMRSRKQGLDTVHKQRVAEVLNDPENMEKRRSRESLNVDVVKYESGPDGGEEMRKMKLGLVK
- the Klc1 gene encoding kinesin light chain 1 isoform X14; protein product: MYDNMSTMVYIKEDKLEKLTQDEIISKTKQVIQGLEALKNEHNSILQSLLETLKCLKKDDESNLVEEKSNMIRKSLEMLELGLSEAQVMMALSNHLNAVESEKQKLRAQVRRLCQENQWLRDELANTQQKLQKSEQSVAQLEEEKKHLEFMNQLKKYDDDISPSEDKDTDSAKEPLDDLFPNDEDEPGQGIQQQHSSAAAAAQQGGYEIPARLRTLHNLVIQYASQGRYEVAVPLCKQALEDLEKTSGHDHPDVATMLNILALVYRDQNKYKDAANLLNDALAIREKTLGKDHPAVAATLNNLAVLYGKRGKYKEAEPLCKRALEIREKVLGKDHPDVAKQLNNLALLCQNQGKYEEVEYYYQRALEIYQTKLGPDDPNVAKTKNNLASCYLKQGKFKQAETLYKEILTRAHEREFGSVDDENKPIWMHAEEREECKGKQKDGSSFGEYGGWYKACKVDSPTVTTTLKNLGALYRRQGKFEAAETLEEAAMRSRKQGLDTVHKQRVAEVLNDPENMEKRRSRESLNVDVVKYESGPDGGEEGIPSGASLCGE
- the Klc1 gene encoding kinesin light chain 1 isoform X2; amino-acid sequence: MYDNMSTMVYIKEDKLEKLTQDEIISKTKQVIQGLEALKNEHNSILQSLLETLKCLKKDDESNLVEEKSNMIRKSLEMLELGLSEAQVMMALSNHLNAVESEKQKLRAQVRRLCQENQWLRDELANTQQKLQKSEQSVAQLEEEKKHLEFMNQLKKYDDDISPSEDKDTDSAKEPLDDLFPNDEDEPGQGIQQQHSSAAAAAQQGGYEIPARLRTLHNLVIQYASQGRYEVAVPLCKQALEDLEKTSGHDHPDVATMLNILALVYRDQNKYKDAANLLNDALAIREKTLGKDHPAVAATLNNLAVLYGKRGKYKEAEPLCKRALEIREKVLGKDHPDVAKQLNNLALLCQNQGKYEEVEYYYQRALEIYQTKLGPDDPNVAKTKNNLASCYLKQGKFKQAETLYKEILTRAHEREFGSVDDENKPIWMHAEEREECKGKQKDGSSFGEYGGWYKACKVDSPTVTTTLKNLGALYRRQGKFEAAETLEEAAMRSRKQRVAEVLNDPENMEKRRSRESLNVDVVKYESGPDGGEEVSMSVEWNGDGTGSLKRSGSFSKLRASIRRSSEKLVRKLKGGSSRESEPRNPGMKHASSLNALNVGGEAAEDHSQERSNCLADSRALSASHTDLATEGQDRAK
- the Klc1 gene encoding kinesin light chain 1 isoform X7, giving the protein MYDNMSTMVYIKEDKLEKLTQDEIISKTKQVIQGLEALKNEHNSILQSLLETLKCLKKDDESNLVEEKSNMIRKSLEMLELGLSEAQVMMALSNHLNAVESEKQKLRAQVRRLCQENQWLRDELANTQQKLQKSEQSVAQLEEEKKHLEFMNQLKKYDDDISPSEDKDTDSAKEPLDDLFPNDEDEPGQGIQQQHSSAAAAAQQGGYEIPARLRTLHNLVIQYASQGRYEVAVPLCKQALEDLEKTSGHDHPDVATMLNILALVYRDQNKYKDAANLLNDALAIREKTLGKDHPAVAATLNNLAVLYGKRGKYKEAEPLCKRALEIREKVLGKDHPDVAKQLNNLALLCQNQGKYEEVEYYYQRALEIYQTKLGPDDPNVAKTKNNLASCYLKQGKFKQAETLYKEILTRAHEREFGSVDDENKPIWMHAEEREECKGKQKDGSSFGEYGGWYKACKVDSPTVTTTLKNLGALYRRQGKFEAAETLEEAAMRSRKQRVAEVLNDPENMEKRRSRESLNVDVVKYESGPDGGEEDGTGSLKRSGSFSKLRASIRRSSEKLVRKLKGGSSRESEPRNPGMKHASSLNALNVGGEAAEDHSQERSNCLADSRALSASHTDLATEGQDRAK
- the Klc1 gene encoding kinesin light chain 1 isoform X13, with the translated sequence MYDNMSTMVYIKEDKLEKLTQDEIISKTKQVIQGLEALKNEHNSILQSLLETLKCLKKDDESNLVEEKSNMIRKSLEMLELGLSEAQVMMALSNHLNAVESEKQKLRAQVRRLCQENQWLRDELANTQQKLQKSEQSVAQLEEEKKHLEFMNQLKKYDDDISPSEDKDTDSAKEPLDDLFPNDEDEPGQGIQQQHSSAAAAAQQGGYEIPARLRTLHNLVIQYASQGRYEVAVPLCKQALEDLEKTSGHDHPDVATMLNILALVYRDQNKYKDAANLLNDALAIREKTLGKDHPAVAATLNNLAVLYGKRGKYKEAEPLCKRALEIREKVLGKDHPDVAKQLNNLALLCQNQGKYEEVEYYYQRALEIYQTKLGPDDPNVAKTKNNLASCYLKQGKFKQAETLYKEILTRAHEREFGSVDDENKPIWMHAEEREECKGKQKDGSSFGEYGGWYKACKVDSPTVTTTLKNLGALYRRQGKFEAAETLEEAAMRSRKQRVAEVLNDPENMEKRRSRESLNVDVVKYESGPDGGEEVSMSVEWNGMRKMKLGLVK
- the Klc1 gene encoding kinesin light chain 1 isoform X17; translation: MYDNMSTMVYIKEDKLEKLTQDEIISKTKQVIQGLEALKNEHNSILQSLLETLKCLKKDDESNLVEEKSNMIRKSLEMLELGLSEAQVMMALSNHLNAVESEKQKLRAQVRRLCQENQWLRDELANTQQKLQKSEQSVAQLEEEKKHLEFMNQLKKYDDDISPSEDKDTDSAKEPLDDLFPNDEDEPGQGIQQQHSSAAAAAQQGGYEIPARLRTLHNLVIQYASQGRYEVAVPLCKQALEDLEKTSGHDHPDVATMLNILALVYRDQNKYKDAANLLNDALAIREKTLGKDHPAVAATLNNLAVLYGKRGKYKEAEPLCKRALEIREKVLGKDHPDVAKQLNNLALLCQNQGKYEEVEYYYQRALEIYQTKLGPDDPNVAKTKNNLASCYLKQGKFKQAETLYKEILTRAHEREFGSVDDENKPIWMHAEEREECKGKQKDGSSFGEYGGWYKACKVDSPTVTTTLKNLGALYRRQGKFEAAETLEEAAMRSRKQRVAEVLNDPENMEKRRSRESLNVDVVKYESGPDGGEEMRKMKLGLVK